A section of the Acanthochromis polyacanthus isolate Apoly-LR-REF ecotype Palm Island chromosome 1, KAUST_Apoly_ChrSc, whole genome shotgun sequence genome encodes:
- the cdpf1 gene encoding cysteine-rich DPF motif domain-containing protein 1 produces MEQTNESPQKTFTCQLCGLCSPFTYYGQKPPNTRAIVLLEECFVTKDPFSPDKEKFLVLGSTCSLCSKCVCVGSDCSLFYTKRFCMSCVNKHLDQFPRQIRAELAKKKQNSKAAVS; encoded by the exons AtggaacaaacaaatgaaagccCACAGAAAACATTTACCTGCCAGCTGTGCGGTCTGTGCAGTCCTTTCACGTACTACGGCCAGAAACCGCCAAACACCAGAGCCATTGT ATTGCTTGAGGAGTGTTTTGTGACCAAAGACCCCTTCAGCCCGGATAAGGAAAAGTTTCTAGTTTTGGGATCCACCTGCAGCCTGTGCAGCAAATGTGTCTGCGTTGGATCG GACTGCAGCCTCTTCTACACCAAGAGGTTCTGCATGTCGTGCGTGAACAAACACTTGGACCAGTTCCCTCGTCAGATCCGGGCCGAGCTGGCTAAGAAGAAGCAGAACTCCAAAGCTGCCGTCTCGTGA
- the cdkn1ba gene encoding cyclin-dependent kinase inhibitor 1Ba translates to MCNKMSDVRLSNASPTLERVDARQPDNVRPPVRRNLFGRPDREEIRRYVTDAVREDVQAFTERYNFDPVTETPLAPRNYDWQQDSDPPEFYLRPHHTVHRPQREAESPTGDSQSGDGEEEASGRRSHRQRDRRDSRKRRSEDSGSCSDESQTKRSHTDEDDDEDQSDGAGTLALTGAQEQPSRPENCAEVQ, encoded by the exons ATGTGCAACAAAATGTCAGATGTTCGCCTTTCTAATGCGAGCCCGACATTGGAGAGGGTAGATGCGCGGCAGCCGGACAACGTCAGACCTCCGGTGCGCAGAAACCTTTTTGGAAGACCTGACCGAGAGGAAATACGGAGGTACGTGACGGACGCGGTGCGGGAAGATGTGCAGGCTTTCACGGAGAGGTATAACTTCGACCCGGTCACCGAGACGCCGCTCGCTCCGCGCAATTACGACTGGCAGCAGGACAGCGACCCACCGGAATTTTATCTCCGACCGCACCACACCGTCCACCGGCCGCAGCGAGAGGCAGAGTCGCCCACCGGGGACTCGCAGAGCGGGGATGGCGAGGAGGAGGCGAGTGGAAGGCGGTCGCATCGCCAGCGAGACCGAAGAGATTCACGGAAAAGACGCTCGGAGGATTCAG GTTCTTGCTCCGACGAGAGCCAGACTAAAAGGTCGCATACCGAcgaagatgatgatgaagaccAGTCGGACGGTGCAGGAACTCTGGCGCTAACAGGCGCGCAGGAGCAACCCAGCAGGCCAGAAAACTGCGCGGAGGTCCAATGA